The Pyrus communis chromosome 12, drPyrComm1.1, whole genome shotgun sequence genomic sequence TCTGGTGTCCTTGCCAACAGCATGGGAAACTTCTGAGATATTCGCTCCGGTGGCCTCGCAGAGAGCTGACATTGCATTCACTGACGAGATCCTCTGCGCCAGGAAGGCATTCGCTGCGAGCTTTGACAGCTCGGCTGACCACAGATTGGTTGTTATGATCCTGTCTTCCGGAACCCAATTTGCATACACTGCCTTCAATGCCTGGATTGCCTTCTGGCCATCCGGTGTTTCCCTCCCTCCGATCAACACGCGGTCGGGCTTGAAAAGATCCTCAATTGCTGTCCCCTCGGCAAGAAACTCCGGGTTCGAGAGAATCTGGTACTTGATTCCCTTGCTGTTGTGTGTCAAAATCTTTTCAATCGCCTCGGCGGTTTTCACTGGGACAGTTGATTTCTCAACAACAATCTTGTCGGATTTTGAAACATCAGCGATCATTCGAGCTGCGCTTTCCCAGTATGTCAAGTCTGCAGCCTTGCCGGCTCCAAGTCCCCGGGTTTTCGTTGGGGTGTTAACCGAAACAAAGATAATGTCCGCCTCCGCGACATGCTTTTCGACAGCAGTGCTGAAGAAGAGGTTTTTTCCTCTGCATTGCTTCACAATCTCGTCAAGACCTGGCTCGTAAATGGGGAGCTGGTCGCTGTTCCAGGCCGCGATTCGGGGCACGGAGATGTCTACCACTGCTACTTCGATGCCAGGGCACTTCAGGGCAATCACTGCCATGGTTGGACCCCCAACATAGCCAGCTCCAATGCAGCAGATCTTCACCATTTTTTCTTCTGTTGAAAACATGAAACAAAGCAATCTGTcaagagaaaataaaatgcaGCGTCCTCTATAAAAACACGAAACTATAGGCTACTCTAAGAGAGGAGATTCGAACTTGGGTTCGGTGGGACGGGACGCACTGCGTTGGTCAATTGGCCTAACCTATGTCAGCAAGATTTAATCTTTGATATGGTAAAATTTGACTAAATCTAGGAAGTGAAAAAATGGTGTCCACAATTAAAAATGCCTAACTTGCTCAAAACTTAAAGATGGACTATTCTAATTTGTGGAAGGGGATTCGAATTTGGGTGCACAGGCGGAAACTAACTGGTCTAACACACATCTAGAAGATCCAACCTTTAATTTGACAAAACTTGACTAAATCTAGACGATGAACCAAGTGTCCACAATTTTAACGTGACTAACTTGCTCAAAACTTTCGACCATGCAAGAAAATTGTCATCACTCATAAGTAGGGCATCTAAACATGCAAGAAAATGGTGAAATACTTTTAACCTAATTTTACACAAGAAACCATGGCAGTACCTTGATAAAATTTCTGTAGGCTTcaaaaatggaagaaagaaaTAGAAGGTAAAGTAGGTTAGAGAgcgagagagcgagagaggagAGAGCACAAACTACTGcaggaaagaaagagaggaaagagGTGCTTAAATACCCAAAAGCACTTGTGAGATTTACATCAATTATGTTACTTTCACAAACGAAAGCAAGGTCAGATTAATAGAAAAGCGGGAATGGAGCATTCAACACGTTTCCAAACACCACCTTACGCTTTCAGTAACAAACAAGGGAAATACAGCCACccactttgttttttatttcctttcaaGTCAAAGAATGAAAACTGCTTACGAGAAAAGCAGATTTCCAAGGGTACCCATGTCACTAAAACACAGATAAAATTGAAGTCAATTGAAGAAAAAACAGTTTTTTGGCATAAAAACAAGGGTTCGAATCAAAGAGTCTGGCCAAACATAACCGATAGAACGGCAATTGCATTACAAATAGGTGATCAGAGTAAAAGCTGGACTGTACGCGTTTTTGGTTCATGTGCCACTATGCGACCATCAAACACCTCATGGGCGAGAAATGTGCACAAACAAGATCGGTTACAAACTTTTAAATGAAGGGATGTGATTTTTATCGAGAAATATGCACAAATAGATTCGGTTACAAACTTTTAAATGAAGGGACGTGATTTTTATCGAGAGAATGTGATTTCCGCACATATTTTTTCTCTTTgacctttgttttgttttatttataacGTTTGGATTGGGTGAGTAAATCATAGGACCACAGAAGCGtgtaaaaagagaaaagagatcTACATGATATGGACACGAATCAAACAA encodes the following:
- the LOC137711507 gene encoding UDP-glucose 6-dehydrogenase 5, which encodes MVKICCIGAGYVGGPTMAVIALKCPGIEVAVVDISVPRIAAWNSDQLPIYEPGLDEIVKQCRGKNLFFSTAVEKHVAEADIIFVSVNTPTKTRGLGAGKAADLTYWESAARMIADVSKSDKIVVEKSTVPVKTAEAIEKILTHNSKGIKYQILSNPEFLAEGTAIEDLFKPDRVLIGGRETPDGQKAIQALKAVYANWVPEDRIITTNLWSAELSKLAANAFLAQRISSVNAMSALCEATGANISEVSHAVGKDTRIGSKFLNASVGFGGSCFQKDILNLVYICECNGLPEVADYWKQVIKVNDYQKSRFVNRVVSSMFNTVSGKKIAILGFAFKKDTGDTRETPAIDVCNGLLGDKAHLSIYDLQVTEEQIRRDLSMKKFDWDHPIHLQPMSPATVKEVSVVWDAYEATKGAHGICILTEWDEFKTLDYKKIYDNMQKPAFLFDGRNVVDVEKLREIGFIVYSIGKPLDSWLKDMPAVA